A single region of the Streptomyces virginiae genome encodes:
- a CDS encoding metallophosphoesterase, whose translation MVEGSMTQGAGQGPAMRTDTLRDFRVPVTEPALYAVSTSTGLPGETPIYGEYPAYYEDGTPNMPPQPGYPPQAPAQQPFVPQPVVPQQPAGPQQPAQQPSYPDTRLHPHADVEPAHASPQGPDQDEPEGYTPTYRDLPVIGRGALGGPGDTVQVQYVPQEQAAGPGPLYVVGDVHGYLDELVTELHAQGLIDAERRWSAGNARLWFLGDFTDRGPDGIGVIDLVMRLSAEAAAAGGYCKALMGNHELLLIGAKRFGDTPVVSGAGTATFQAAWLLNGGQRTDMERLQDVHLQWMSRLDAAVLEEGHLLLHSDTTAYLDYGDSIEDVNDTIHELLNRGDADITWDLFRKFTKRFAFRDEGTGPAAVRELLDTYGGSRVVHGHSPIPYLLGEVGTEDGDESRGPEAVDGPHVYAEGLAIAMDGGVTMAGKLLVVQLPLSD comes from the coding sequence GTGGTGGAGGGGTCGATGACTCAGGGGGCCGGTCAGGGACCCGCGATGCGGACGGACACGCTGCGGGACTTCCGGGTTCCAGTCACCGAACCCGCCCTGTACGCCGTATCCACGTCCACCGGGCTGCCCGGCGAGACTCCGATCTACGGCGAGTACCCGGCGTACTACGAGGACGGCACGCCGAACATGCCCCCGCAGCCGGGCTATCCGCCGCAGGCACCCGCACAGCAGCCGTTCGTACCGCAGCCGGTCGTACCGCAGCAGCCTGCCGGGCCCCAGCAGCCCGCGCAGCAGCCTTCCTACCCCGACACGCGGCTCCACCCGCACGCCGACGTGGAACCGGCGCACGCGTCGCCCCAGGGCCCCGACCAGGACGAGCCCGAGGGCTACACCCCGACCTACCGGGACCTGCCCGTCATCGGGCGCGGCGCACTCGGCGGCCCCGGCGACACCGTCCAGGTCCAGTACGTGCCCCAGGAGCAGGCCGCGGGCCCCGGCCCGCTCTACGTCGTCGGCGACGTCCACGGCTACCTCGACGAGCTCGTCACCGAACTCCACGCCCAAGGTCTGATCGACGCCGAGCGCCGCTGGTCCGCCGGCAACGCCCGGCTCTGGTTCCTCGGTGACTTCACCGACCGCGGCCCCGACGGCATCGGCGTCATCGACCTCGTCATGCGGCTCTCCGCCGAGGCCGCCGCAGCCGGCGGCTACTGCAAGGCCCTGATGGGCAATCACGAACTCCTGCTCATCGGCGCCAAGCGGTTCGGCGACACCCCGGTCGTCTCCGGCGCCGGCACCGCCACCTTCCAGGCCGCCTGGCTCCTCAACGGCGGCCAGCGCACCGACATGGAGCGCCTGCAGGACGTCCACCTGCAGTGGATGTCGCGGCTGGACGCGGCCGTCCTGGAGGAGGGCCACCTGCTGCTGCACTCCGACACCACGGCCTACCTCGACTACGGCGACTCCATCGAGGACGTCAACGACACCATCCACGAGCTCCTCAACCGCGGCGACGCCGACATCACCTGGGACCTCTTCCGCAAGTTCACCAAGCGGTTCGCCTTCCGCGACGAGGGAACCGGCCCGGCGGCCGTACGGGAACTCCTCGACACCTACGGCGGCAGCCGCGTCGTCCACGGGCACAGCCCCATCCCGTACCTGCTCGGCGAGGTCGGCACCGAGGACGGCGACGAATCGCGCGGCCCCGAGGCCGTGGACGGCCCGCACGTGTACGCGGAAGGGCTGGCCATCGCGATGGACGGCGGGGTGACGATGGCGGGCAAACTGCTTGTCGTACAACTCCCCCTGAGCGACTGA